The Salvia miltiorrhiza cultivar Shanhuang (shh) chromosome 2, IMPLAD_Smil_shh, whole genome shotgun sequence DNA window aaatgcaTTCTAACACAAAATCCCTAGAATTTAGAATTGGAGATGTCCAAAGGGGGAAAGGAAAAATAAACGGAAAAAATGTTTCCGAAGATCCAGATTTCGCCGACAATCAGCGCGGTGGCGCGCCACCGCCATGTGGGGCATATCCACCGCCGCTTATTGCACAATGGCCCAGACACCATTGAAGAGCTATTCGACAGGCATGTAGTCAAGAATGATAACAAGCACCTCGATGACGACGAAAAGGAACTTTTGACTCGGCAGCGGCTCACCAGCACTCGTCGCGAGGCTCTGAGTCTGTACCGTGATATCATCCGGGCTACTCGTTTCTTCACGTGGCCTGACTCGCGGGGTTTCCTTTGGCGCGACGTTTTGAGGGAAAATGCGCGGAAGGAATTCGAGGCTGCCCGCTTCGAGAAGGACCCAGAGGTAGTCACCCGGTTGCTTATCGGGGGACGGGACGCAGTGCAGGCGGCGATCGATAAGCTCGTGGAGAAGCAGAAGCACCAAATTGACAAGGAAAGAAATCAATCGGGTCGCTGATTATGTTAGTGGTAATCGTTTGCCCTAAACATTTGCTGTTATTAATTGCGATTTATATGGTATAGGTTTCCTGTGTCTAACCTATACACCCCTTTGAGGACTCTATTCATACATCGAGTCAGGGGAAATgggattttcttttttatttcacAAATAGACATACTGGATTCTATATATGGATAAATGGATCGATCAGTAGATTCACGCCTGAGATCTTTCTACAGTGAGATTTCTACAGATAGTAGGGGTAGATACCCCCTATGGCCATGTTCTATTCGgaggaataaaataaaaattgtcttTTGGAGAGATGGCTGAGTGGTTGATAGCCCCGGTCTTGAAAACCGGTATAGTTTTGAACAAAGAACTATCGAGGGTTCGAATCCCTCTCTCTCCCATTTTTGTTCATTGAATTGATTTGTTTCTATTGGTTTTGCCTGGATTGGTATCTCAAAGAAAGGGGAACAATACTTGTTAAGTATAGCCTGATCCCGTGTTAATGCAGTTAATATGACGCAGAACAAAGGTTTTCAATTTGTGGTTTATTGTATATTTGGGATTCTAGATTTGTTGAGCATGTGAGTTAGTCTAGGGGCAGCAGTGTTAAGTTGAGTTATATGATTGTGAGGGAGTTGGCTAGGGATGCACATGACAAATAGAGAATGTGTTTAGGAGCATATAATTCTAAAGTAGAAGCTTATCCTTAAACAGACTACTCTGGGGAATCGAAGGGCATCTATAGCAGTGGCCTGCTGAAACTATTTGACAAGGTGTGCCATCTAGTCTATTGCTTTGATGGAATAGAGGCATAATAActtaattagattattttttataaaaaaaaaaaaaaacttaattagATTATTTGGATGATCCTTGTCTAGCATTGTGAGATTGTCAACCCCGGCCTTTGTTGGAGAAAGAATGTACTATAATTTAGTAATTCATTCATAGTAAATTCTCTAAAAT harbors:
- the LOC131007788 gene encoding uncharacterized protein LOC131007788 → MFPKIQISPTISAVARHRHVGHIHRRLLHNGPDTIEELFDRHVVKNDNKHLDDDEKELLTRQRLTSTRREALSLYRDIIRATRFFTWPDSRGFLWRDVLRENARKEFEAARFEKDPEVVTRLLIGGRDAVQAAIDKLVEKQKHQIDKERNQSGR